DNA from Nitrospira sp.:
GGCCGACCGCTTCAACAGAGCCGCCTCTTCGTATAGGAGAAGCCCGGGATAGTCAACTTTGCGCATCGCTTCGATGAAGGTCGGAAAGTCACGATAGCTGCGGCCGGCAGTAAAGACATACTCCTCGGCCTTGGAGGAACGGTCTTCCTGCGACATCTTTTCCCAATAGTTCACCTTGAACGGAACAAACACGCACTTGAAGGGAGGAATGCCGTAGATCCGCTCGTACTCACTCGTATCCTTGAAATGGAGAATGAATCGATCGACCTTCCGCAACAGTATTCCTTTCAAACGGGCCACGACGGTCTGCTTCCAACCCTGCGGGCGAGACAGGATAAAATCGACCGCCACGACTTTACATGAGGTGAACGGCATCAATGATTTCATCAAACAGAATCCAACGAGTCTCCATGTTCCCCCAGTCAGAACCAATACGTCTTTCCCACGAGAACAAAAAAACAGGCGCAGGCCGTTCCAAAATGTTTCCTGATCTCCGGCATAGTGACTCGATGCCTCGAACTTCTCGGTTCGAACACCGTCGAGCCGGCGCAGATTTGAGATCATTTGAATATGCTTCATGGACGTCATCTTCGTGAAACTACTCGCGTGGCAGGGAATATCTGGTCACCTACCAAACCCTTTCAAATTCCGCGCAGCAGCTTCTTCGTAGGCATTCACGAGGCTGCGCCCGATCGTATCCCAGGAGTACCTGTGCGTAACCATGTCGACGGCTCCCTGCGCCAGACGTCGTCGAAGGTCTTGGTCGGCCAGTAAGCGGAGCGTACGTTCAACAAACATCTCCGGGGTGTCCGCGATCAGGAGATGTAGTCCGTCATACAACGTCAACCCCGATGCCGCAAACGTCGTACTCACAACCGGCATTCCCATAGCCAAGGCATCAAGAATTTTCAAGCGGGTGCCGCCACCCTCTGTGATCGGACAGACAAAGACCGTGGCCTTTTGAAAATACGGACGTACATCATCTACAAACCCCGGGACCTGCACGCGCGGGTCACGACGGCTCAAATCGACTAACCACGAGGGAGGATTTTTGCCGACCACATCAATTTCGAGCGTCTTCAGCCTGGTTGACAACTCCGGCCAGATGGAATTGAAGAAATAGGTGATGGCGCCCCTGTTTGCGAGCTGGTCGAGCCGACCGCAAAACAACAGTCTGTTCCCCCCTGGGTCCAGTCTCGGGGTGAAATATCTTATATCGACACCATTCGGTACGACGCAGATCTTGCTTTCGCCACAGGACGGTTTCAACAACTGGCCCTCATCGTCGGACACCACCATATTGACATGAAACGAGGGGCACCACCGTTTCTCTGCGGCAAGCAGGTGCATTGCTTCCTGCGCCCAGAATTTCCTCCATAGAATGCGCCTCTCCCCGAGCGCTCTCCGTTCGACCAGAGCCGATTCGATGTCGTGATGGTTCAGCACCGTCCCGGCACCAGAAACCAGCGGTACATAGGGAGCTAAACCAAGGGTATCGACATGTACAACGTCGAAATGAAGACGAGCAGCCATGCCTTGAAGACGTTGTGTCATTTCCTTGGACCGCAACCACCGAAACTCATACGGTTCACCCGTCATCAATCCTCCGAATGCCCGCCAATAGCGGCCGATGCCGAACGAATCTTTTGGAAGGGGAACCCACTCCGCCCCGGCACAGAACTTTGACAATGCGTCCATGCAATCCTGCGGAGTGACACCCGACGGTCTGGTTACCGGCTGATCGAAGACGAGTGCATGCACCTCATGCTGTTTCGCCGCTTCCCTCAGAAGATTGTAATTGCGCTGAAGCGGTCCCCCTTTGGGCGGATAAGCGAGATTATGTCCGAGCCAGAGAACTCTCATGCCATGTAGACGGCACCATGCTTGTCAAGCATGTGCGTCACGGGAGTTTGAACCATATTCGGCATTAAAAATTAAGCTGTTACGCTTTCGCAAACATAGGAGCAAGTTGACGGCGATGCTCCAGCTGGAGCATGAGATAGTTCACAGACCAGTGCCCTACAGGTCGTGGGTGGATCAGTTTTCCGTCAAAATAATAGACCTCATACCCATAGTCGCGCATGAGGTGGAACAATTGATGCGGAGGTGTTCCCTCTTGATCAGGGCTCCCTCCAACTTCCATGAGCCACGCCGGACGAGCCGTTTCAAGAAACCGTACAGCGCCCTGTACCACCGCCAATTCATGCCCCTCCACGTCACATTTGATAAAGGTGATCTTGTTGGCCACATCTAGAAAAAGAGAATCCAAAGAGCGCATCGGGACATTATATTCCCGCATCGAACCGGCATTCTCAGCCTGTTTAAGATCAATTTGGGCTCGATAGAAGTTGCTGCCCCCATATGCATGCTGAGGTACTCGCATGACAGCCATTCCGTCAGTCCTGGATATGGCGTAATTCATTGGAAGAACATTCGCAAGCCCGAGCTTTCGAACAATGCCGCTCAGTACCTGGAACGTATCAGGGATAGGTTCAATGCTATAAACTTTTCCGGTTGGCCCAACCATCGGGGAGAGAACATTCGTATACCATCCGAAATTTGCACCCATGTCGATGACAGAATCTCCGGACTTCACCAGAACCTTGAGAGGTTCCACATCATCTTCCCAGAAAGTCTTAACCGAACGCACATAATACTGCGTCTTAACCCATGTCAGCATTGGTGCCGACAAAACATTCGCGGCAAGCAGTCTCAGAAGATATTTTGACAAAGCGCACTCTCCTCTCGCCAATCTGCGACAGTTTCTCGGCAAGAAGGCCGCCAAGACTGTTGACAACCCTCGCAGCCATCGACCGCCGTCATTTTGCCTAAGATCACAATGATCGGTATACCGCAGCAGTTTGATTCGCCATCATACTCGCGTTAAATTCCTGTTCAACCTGGCTTCGCCCCATCGTACCCAACTCCCTCGCTCTACATGGGTCTTGAATCATTTCCTTGAGACCCGAGGCAAGCTCGGTAACGTTGGCTGGACTCACAAGCATCCCGGACCGGCTATTCAACACCACCTCAGGGATACCTCCTACCCGACTGGCAATCACCGGCCGCTTCAACGCAAGGGCTTCCAGCAAAACCATTGGAATGCCTTCGTGCAGTGAGGGCAAAACGAATATGTCCATCATGTTGATGAAGTCATAAACCTGTTCTTGGTGGCCGGCAAATATGACCGATTGCGCCAATTCCAACCGCTGGACTTCCGCCTCAAGTTGCCCGCGTAACGGCCCATCTCCGACGAGCAGGAGCGTCACATTCAGCCCCATAGTGCGGAGGACTCGTACCGCCCTCAACAAGACGGTATGACCTTTGATAGGAACCAATCGCCCCACTGTGCCAACCACAACCGCTTTATCGTCAATATGCCATTTCTTGCGGGTTTCTGATCGTTGAGTCGTAACGCAAACGTTTTCCAGGTCGATACCATTGTGAATACACACCACCCTATTAGCCCCATAAGTCTTGGCCAAAACTTTATGAATCTCACTGGAGACGGCAATGACTTTGTCGATAAGCCGGGTAGTCACAACCCTGTCTACGATGGTGTAGCAGATCATCTTCATACTCTTCAGTCCGTTGAACGGCTCAGGTAGACCATGAACGACTCTGACCACGTGAGGCACTCTCAAGCATCGCGCGACGATCGTCCCTAGGACCGAGTCTTTGTACTTATGAGTATGCACGATGTCCGGTTTGATCTGCCTAAACACCCGTACAAGATGATATGCGATAGCTATCGGGCCGTTGTCTTTTTCTGGAACCACCAAGATCTGGATGGGAAGTTTCCGAAGCTCGTCCGCCAGCTTTCCTTCATTGAACAGAATCACCGACCATTCAAATCCCGGTAACTTGACTAGATACTTCATGAGCGCGAGAAGTTGGGCTTCCGCCCCGCCCCACAAGTCCCCCATCGCCACATGGCAAACTTTCATGGTGGAATTTCTGACCAGCGGCTCATGCATCGGGAGTCGTATAGTCCTTGAAGGTGTTTCGATCCAGCCAGAGATATCACGCGTGTAGCGAGGCGATGGCACATTCGCATCGCAGCATGTTATGAACTCGGATAAAGACATCCTTCGTAAAGCATCTGGTAGGCTCGCACCATGGTTCCTAAGCTGAATTGTCCTTCCGCGCGATTCTTCCCCTTCTCCGCACACTGAGTAGCCTGCTGCCGATTCGTAAGCAGGGTCACCAAGCTCGATGCCAAAGCCTGGCTGTCTCGCGGCGGGACCAGGAATCCTGTCTCTCCGTCGAGCACGAGTTCTGGATTGCCACCGACACGAGTAGCAACCACAGGCTTTCCAGCGATCATCGCCTCAAGGATGGCCATAGAGAGTCCCTCGGACAGTGACGGCAGTACGAATACATTCAACATTGCAAGGATTCTCGGAATATCTTGTCGCAGGCCGAGAAAATGGACTCGCCTATCCAATCCAAGTCGATGGACTTGTTCCTTCAACTCAGGTTCGAGTTGGCCTCTCCCGGCAAAGACAAAAGAAGTGTTTGGGCATGCCTTCAACACCGCGGGGATACCCTCGATCAGATACTGATGCCCTTTGACGGGATACAAATTGCCCACAACCCCCACTATTTGATCGTTCTCAGGCACGCCCAACTCTTTTCTACACTGATCCACGTCGGCCCGTTCACAATGCGGTACAACATCCACACCGTTATAGATCACCTTGATTCGATCCGGAGAGATCCCGACTTGCTCAACGATGAATTGTTTCAAATTCTGTGACACAGCAACCATGGTGGCGTGACGACTTACCCACCGATAGGCAAGGCGTCGCCTCAATTTCTCCCAAAAGTAGTTCTTGCCATGAACGGTCGCAACAAGAGGAATTTCGGACATGGCTGCGACAAAGGTTCCTTGCACATTGGCATCAAACTCGTGGGCATGAATCAAATCCACTTGCTCCTGTCGTAGCAATCGCCTGAATTGAAGGGCCCAGCGCCAATCCGTCATACCGTGCGTCGGAATGACATGGGTACGTACGCCTCGGCTTTCGGTCCGTTCTTGAATCCACCCCGGACGGAACAAGCAGAGAATCGCTCGATATTTCTCGGGATCCAACGAAGAGGCTAGATTGCTGATCACTCGCTCTGCACCGCCGGGGCCGCTACTGGTCGAAAGATAGAGAATCGTCTTAATGGTTCGCTTGCTGGGCATGCTATAGAACCCTTACGACAGGAGGCCGGTCAGACACCCATCGATGCGAAACAAATGGACAGTCATTCAGTGGCTTGATGTGGTCAAGTCGTATGCAATCCACATCCAATTGATCAGAATGTAAGAAAGTATGGGGGCAAGAATCCAGAGCTGTTTCTGTACTGCCGAACCTCTCGTCCTTGCATCCACCCAGAGCGACCGCCAATGTGTGACGGCATACGCGGCGAATGGAAGCAGAAGGTAGTCGATGGCATCACGGTAACGTGGTGAGCCATAGACCACAAACGTCACAGCAATTGTGTATGCGATGAGCGTCAGACTGATCCACCAGAACCAGTCTCGTTGTCCTACGATAAAGCCCGCGATCCCCAAGATCAGCATGCCGGCACTCAAGACTCCCAGCAACCCACTGATCAACGTAGCCTGTCTGGACGGTAATTTATACAACTCTCTGATTTCCTCGCGTTCAAACCTTGGCCAGAGAAACCAGGCGACCTTTTTGAATCCCAACTGGACAAAACGAAGCGGATCTTCCTGGATATACCTAAGCGCTTCTTTTTTATGCCACGCGTCGAATTGCGGCGTCCCGAAGCTCGAACCGTCCTCTGGTTCGCTCGGGAACCGAGTCCACTTTCCGGTTGCCTGTGGATTATTGCCTATATGCAGGTTGACACCTGACGTGTAACTGATAGGCAACGGTTGCCCCCACACAACGGCATTTCTCCACATCCACGGTATCAACGTAATCACCAGTGCCAGGGCAAACAACGCGACACATCTCAGCGCTTCTTGTCGTGTCCGTGATGCGAAGACCAGATAGCCTCCAAATACAAACGGGTAAACGATGGCCACTTCTCGTGTAAGGAGGCAACAGGCGACGAAAAACCCGAGAAGGAGGGCCTGACAGTTGTCCGGAGCATTCGGCTTCATGGAGATAGTGAGTAATGCAGACAACAAGAAAGCAGCAAATAAGGGCTCACTCATCACGAAGGTGTCGGCGATCACACATGACGGTAGCAGCCCCCTGAGCCATAATCCTAGCCTGCTGCCAAGATCTCCTGTCAAATTCCGTATCAGGACAAATAGCAAGACACAGTTCAATACCCCAATGAGCGCCGTCGCAATCTGGCCTGTCAGGAATGTGCTGTCGGGAAACAGCTCAAACACCGCGGCAAGATAGACAAAATACAGAGGAGCGCGATAACCGAACTCCCCCCCACCCTTGAACCATTCCCCGGAAGAATGCGTGAGCTGCTGTGCGCCGGAATAAAATGCGAGTTGGTCGCCTCCAGGCGCCTCGTGCTGCCCTCCCCAGATGATAACCGCAATCCGTAACAGCAATAGGGCAATGACGCTCAACACCAAGTTTCTTGTAGTCATGCTCCACATTTCTCGCTGTCACGTTGCGATGTGCATACATTGTCCATGGCGATGACAGCCGGGCGAGGAAAAGACTCTCAGATGGTTGCAGGGGATTTGAGCGACCATGGTGAGAGTTCTAGCTTCCACGACTAAGAATTCGGCAGACGCTCCACCTGCGCCGCTCTTCTCACCAGCCCATCGGGCGTATACCAGCCCTCTCCTTAGTCAGGGATCAACTCATTACGGTTGCACATCAGGTGGTTTACGTCGACGCCGCATCCTGCAAATGCGATCACCTCACCGGACGAGGTCTTCCCCATGGGGTTGCTCGAACAGGCACGGGCGGAGATGACACTTCGAGGGACTTCTTGGAATACCGCTCAGTAGTATTCTTCAGAGCCACGGCAAGGCCCGTTAAGATCCAAAAGGTCGGGTAGTAGAGCGTAGAAATAAATGTGCTCGTGACGAGATACGCTACGAGAGCACCTAAAATGGCGTTCCCAAACCAGCCTGCCTCTTCCAACTCGGCATCCTCTTGTACCTGTTTACCTGGACGGGCCGCCGCTTTCCGCATCCCCATCCGACTACAATACCTGACATCTTTGTAGTTGGAGAGCGCTATGCCTCCGATCAGAAACAGGCCGAGCAAACCCAGTTCAGGAAGCAGGGTAAAATATAACGAGTGCGCTTGCCGGCCGGCTAGGGACTTCGTCTGCCAGGTCCTCCCCCCGAGATATTCACCAATCGTCCAGGGGAAATTACCTTGCCCCACACCGAAGATAGGATTTGCGAGGAACATTTCCCACCCGATCCCCCATGTGAACATTCGCTGCCCTGCCGTCCCAGACTCCATCGTACTGTCGTCGGTAATCGTCTGCATGCGATCCCAGTATTCTTGAGGAGCAGCGACCAAGACCAGCAACAATACCCCGGTTAACAAAATCAACGACCACACTTTTCTCGGTGAGTAGAACCAGCAGAATAACCCCACTGCAAGCAACCCAAGAAATCCTCCGCGCGATGAGGTGGAAATCGACGACAGAACGAATACGCCAATCAAAACCAGATAGAGGAGTTTCCCTCGTTTGTCGGATGTCCCTTGATACATGAAGAAGGCGAATGGAACTGCAACATTCATCTCCATCGCGAAATCATTTTCGTCTCCCAGCCAGCCGCCAACACCACGCCCGTGATGCAGCATTCCATTGATTGCTAGGAGGGCATGGACCCCCAACCAAACGAGAATTAGTTTGTGCATTCGGCCGGTATTGTTGACGAACGTCACGATTCCCAAATAGAAAAAGAAATATAACGTCAACTCTTTCCATTGTGAGAACGCATGAAAATTATTGTTTGCAAAGGGTATCCACAGGGCCATGAAAGCCAAGAGTCCTATCCACAGCTTTGATTGCCTATTGGCTAAACTCGCCCGCCCAGAGAGCAGTACAGCTAAGGCAAGAGAGGCATCGATCAGTGACGGGAAGGGAATGACTTTAAGTGGCGGGATAAAATCTTGCGGCCGACCAAACTCAAACAGCATGGCGAGCACAACAAGAACAAAGCCGTACTCCAGCTTTTTCGGCATGGGTTGAGAGCCCGGAAAGGCATAGCCCCCCGCACCTTGCATGATCGCCCCTCGTCCCGGCTTCAGCATATTTTCAGGCACTCTCCCCACCCCTGACTTCTCATCCACCATCCACTAGCACTGCGACATTATAATCAGGTACTCCCTGGACACCAGCAACACTTTATTACGCTCACGCTGCCTTCCTCAGCGCCACAATCATGTTGGTCCTGAGCGAGCGGAATGGCTGGGTCATGAGCAACCGAATCCACAACAACTCCAAGGCGGCCAGAGGCGGAAGCATGGCAAAGATGGCGTCGGTGGCAATCAAATCAAGCTGTAGCACCTCGAAGCCATTGGCCTGAGCAAGTGTTTTGACTTGTGCTTCGGTATTGGCCTTGTAGTGCGTTTCAAAGACATCATGCTCCTGTCGCCCTTCCAAGAGATAGATTAGTTTGCCTTTGAGCCATTCCGGCACGAATTTGGACAGAATCACCCCGTACCCATACGCATTGGGAGTATGAAACAGAAATACCCCTTTCGACTTGAGGATTCTACTGATTTCACGGAACTGTTCGTCAGGGTTGTCGAGATGTTCGACGACCATATTGGCGGTCACCAGGTCGAAGGCTTCATCCCTGAACGGCAACTTGGTCACATCGCCGCGCAGCTTCTTGGTAATGGTCGGATGCGCTTTCAGTGAAGGGAGGTCATAGTCGATACCGAATATCGCTTTGCACGTTTTGACGAGCTGACGTTCTTCGTTCGCCCGCCAACTCGGGAGAATGGAATGCCCGCACCCGATCTCCACCCACTCAACTGATGGCGTGACATACCGCTTGAGGGCTTCTTCGTATGAGTACTGTGAATACCTCAGAGTCGGCACGATAGCCCCTCGCATCGTCCAATAAATATTGAACAATCTCGTCCGTAGACTCATGTCGATGCCGGGCCTCCCTTAATCCATATCATTCTCTCCTCCGTTCTCCCGGATCTTTCTGGACTCAACGGCGCTGGTCTTCAGACAGCATCTGTGCCACTAGTTCATCACAGGCGCGCTTGATCATCGAAAAACACGTGTGAAAATCTTCCACGGTGCCGCTGTACGGATCAGCGACTTCCCGCGCCGATTGATCGTAAAACTGCCGCAGCAAAAATACTTTCTGTTCGGCCTGAGGATATAACTTGATCACCCGGCTTCGCTGCTGCCATTCCATCACCACAATCATGTCCGCCCGTTCCACCTGATCCTTGTGTAACGGTTGCGTCGCATGCTTGCCCAGCAGGAGGCCGCCCTGTGCCCCAACAATCTGTGCGAGCGGATGTGCGGGTTTCCCGAACGACGTCTCAAGTCCGGCCGATTGAACCGCGATTGGCAACCCATGTTTTTCGATCAAGCACTTGAGATAGGCCTCCGCCAGTGGACTTCGACAAATGTTGCCCTTGCAGACGACCAGGATAGAGCGCAACGGCTTCGGGAAAGACTGTCGATTGACGAGCACTCGATAACGCCAACGATCAAGAATTGAATTGAGCGATCGCTTCGTCGAACGGGCGAGGTCAAACAGGGATGTATGGGCGACATTCGTTTCGGATCGAGACTGAATCTGCGACATCGGAACTCCCTATGCCAACTTGACATACCGCATAAGTTCGAAGCGACTTGGACCGAGATCGTCGAGTTGCTCGATTTCATAAAACAGATCCCGCCCGAAAAACCGGCAGAAGGACATCAACGACCTGAACTTCGAGGGCGCACCAGGCGGAAGATTGAGGGCGCGATCATTCTTCACCATTCGCATCAACAGTTGGTCCAAATCGCCCAGCAGCCACCTTGATCTCACCCCGATGCGATAGCCGTTTTCCGGCACGGTCTCAGATCTGCCCATCGCCATGTTCAATAGAAGAAACGGGAAGTTCACGCCCGCATCCACAGCCAGCTGCAGCGACCCCCAAAACCGCCCATTGATTTCCATCAACATCGGCACTTGACCGGCTGCATCCACCTTGAACTCCACCATCGCCACACCATGCCATTTCACACGTTGCAAAAGTTTGAGCGCCGACTCGACCATGGGTTTTGGCAAGGCCATACTCTCGCGCAAGACACTCACCCCACCGGACGGCGGACGCTCACGCAGTCGTCGATGAGCGAACATCCCAAGCGGTACGCCCTGCTGCATCAGCACAAAGAGACCCTGCCCTTCACCGATAACACGCCGTTGAATCAGCGACGGCTGCTGCAGATACGGTTTGTCCCGGTACAGGCGCAGAAGTTCTTCGCGAGAGCCGGCATAACTCACTGAGGTTTTCGTCCATCGACCGTCTTCTTTTACCAACGAACACCCGGGCTTGACCACCACCGGAAACTCCGTCACGCTTTCGATCACGCCCTCGAGACGGCCATCGGGAACGAAGATGGTGTCGGGAATAGGAACGCCCTGCTCCACGGCCTGACGCATCAATCGATATTTGTCTGATATTTCCTGAAACACCTCGGCGTCGGGAGTCGGAACACGAGTGTGCGCTTCGAATCGGCTCTTCTCCGGCCCGATGACGTGCATGGCAATATCGGAGAGCGGGAACAATGCATCCACCTGATGTTCCCGAACTGTTTCCATCAGGCAGGTCACGAACTGTTCCGGCTCTCGATAGGGAGAAGGATATACAACGCGTTGCTCGCAATAGCGCGAAGATCCCGCAAGGGATCGCTGAGACTCTGCCCCGACGATCACCGCCACATTTGCACGACCGAGCGCCCTCGTGACCGCGAGGGCCGCCCGCTCGTCTCCATCGGTGACCAACACTCTCACAGGTTTTCTCGCCCCACGGAACCATCCCTCACTTCGTCTGTCCGTTATTGATGCGCGGCCGACCCCGATAGAGGGCCCAATAGTCGAAAAGAAAACAGCGGAAGAGTTTCCGTCACATCATTGTGAATTCCCACTCGCCGGATGGCGTAGCGATTTTCCGGCGTGCGCCCCTCGACTCCGGTCCGCACTCCGACCGCCGCCTCATATCCACATGCCTGCACCTGGTGCTGGATGCGAAGATCGCTATTCCCGTTGGGATAACAAAAAACAGGCACGTAGTTCACACCCTGCTCCAGCAGCACTCGTCTCGACCTTTCCAACTCGTCCGATACCTGGTCCGGCGTGATCGTGGTCATGATGCGATGCGAACATGAATGGGACCCGAATGACACGCCATCCCGGGACATCTCCCTCACCTCGTCCCAATTCACAATAACCCGCTTCTTCGGCAGCGACACCCTCAACTCGCCCGCCAAACCGGCGACTAATTCACGGATCTTCTCGATCGGCAAGTGCTTGCAACGCTC
Protein-coding regions in this window:
- a CDS encoding ATP-grasp enzyme-like protein — encoded protein: MRVLVTDGDERAALAVTRALGRANVAVIVGAESQRSLAGSSRYCEQRVVYPSPYREPEQFVTCLMETVREHQVDALFPLSDIAMHVIGPEKSRFEAHTRVPTPDAEVFQEISDKYRLMRQAVEQGVPIPDTIFVPDGRLEGVIESVTEFPVVVKPGCSLVKEDGRWTKTSVSYAGSREELLRLYRDKPYLQQPSLIQRRVIGEGQGLFVLMQQGVPLGMFAHRRLRERPPSGGVSVLRESMALPKPMVESALKLLQRVKWHGVAMVEFKVDAAGQVPMLMEINGRFWGSLQLAVDAGVNFPFLLLNMAMGRSETVPENGYRIGVRSRWLLGDLDQLLMRMVKNDRALNLPPGAPSKFRSLMSFCRFFGRDLFYEIEQLDDLGPSRFELMRYVKLA
- a CDS encoding Glycosyl transferase, translated to MRVLWLGHNLAYPPKGGPLQRNYNLLREAAKQHEVHALVFDQPVTRPSGVTPQDCMDALSKFCAGAEWVPLPKDSFGIGRYWRAFGGLMTGEPYEFRWLRSKEMTQRLQGMAARLHFDVVHVDTLGLAPYVPLVSGAGTVLNHHDIESALVERRALGERRILWRKFWAQEAMHLLAAEKRWCPSFHVNMVVSDDEGQLLKPSCGESKICVVPNGVDIRYFTPRLDPGGNRLLFCGRLDQLANRGAITYFFNSIWPELSTRLKTLEIDVVGKNPPSWLVDLSRRDPRVQVPGFVDDVRPYFQKATVFVCPITEGGGTRLKILDALAMGMPVVSTTFAASGLTLYDGLHLLIADTPEMFVERTLRLLADQDLRRRLAQGAVDMVTHRYSWDTIGRSLVNAYEEAAARNLKGFGR
- a CDS encoding O-antigen polymerase; this encodes MVDEKSGVGRVPENMLKPGRGAIMQGAGGYAFPGSQPMPKKLEYGFVLVVLAMLFEFGRPQDFIPPLKVIPFPSLIDASLALAVLLSGRASLANRQSKLWIGLLAFMALWIPFANNNFHAFSQWKELTLYFFFYLGIVTFVNNTGRMHKLILVWLGVHALLAINGMLHHGRGVGGWLGDENDFAMEMNVAVPFAFFMYQGTSDKRGKLLYLVLIGVFVLSSISTSSRGGFLGLLAVGLFCWFYSPRKVWSLILLTGVLLLVLVAAPQEYWDRMQTITDDSTMESGTAGQRMFTWGIGWEMFLANPIFGVGQGNFPWTIGEYLGGRTWQTKSLAGRQAHSLYFTLLPELGLLGLFLIGGIALSNYKDVRYCSRMGMRKAAARPGKQVQEDAELEEAGWFGNAILGALVAYLVTSTFISTLYYPTFWILTGLAVALKNTTERYSKKSLEVSSPPVPVRATPWGRPRPVR
- a CDS encoding Glycosyl transferase, family 39: MTTRNLVLSVIALLLLRIAVIIWGGQHEAPGGDQLAFYSGAQQLTHSSGEWFKGGGEFGYRAPLYFVYLAAVFELFPDSTFLTGQIATALIGVLNCVLLFVLIRNLTGDLGSRLGLWLRGLLPSCVIADTFVMSEPLFAAFLLSALLTISMKPNAPDNCQALLLGFFVACCLLTREVAIVYPFVFGGYLVFASRTRQEALRCVALFALALVITLIPWMWRNAVVWGQPLPISYTSGVNLHIGNNPQATGKWTRFPSEPEDGSSFGTPQFDAWHKKEALRYIQEDPLRFVQLGFKKVAWFLWPRFEREEIRELYKLPSRQATLISGLLGVLSAGMLILGIAGFIVGQRDWFWWISLTLIAYTIAVTFVVYGSPRYRDAIDYLLLPFAAYAVTHWRSLWVDARTRGSAVQKQLWILAPILSYILINWMWIAYDLTTSSH
- a CDS encoding Glycosyl transferase, group 1, producing MTSMKHIQMISNLRRLDGVRTEKFEASSHYAGDQETFWNGLRLFFCSRGKDVLVLTGGTWRLVGFCLMKSLMPFTSCKVVAVDFILSRPQGWKQTVVARLKGILLRKVDRFILHFKDTSEYERIYGIPPFKCVFVPFKVNYWEKMSQEDRSSKAEEYVFTAGRSYRDFPTFIEAMRKVDYPGLLLYEEAALLKRSATDVDLSNLPANLAAAKNEGEQSWVGYIRRAKIVVVPLLPSTMYAPGLSLYLMAMALNKCVIITEGLATRGMLTNEAVIVAPKDPEAMAAAITKLWNDDALRHKTAAAGRRYAERCGGESRLLQDIVRVSSELCLPSQSHRA
- a CDS encoding Low molecular weight protein tyrosine phosphatase — its product is MSQIQSRSETNVAHTSLFDLARSTKRSLNSILDRWRYRVLVNRQSFPKPLRSILVVCKGNICRSPLAEAYLKCLIEKHGLPIAVQSAGLETSFGKPAHPLAQIVGAQGGLLLGKHATQPLHKDQVERADMIVVMEWQQRSRVIKLYPQAEQKVFLLRQFYDQSAREVADPYSGTVEDFHTCFSMIKRACDELVAQMLSEDQRR
- a CDS encoding Glycosyl transferase, group 1 family protein, which encodes MHEPLVRNSTMKVCHVAMGDLWGGAEAQLLALMKYLVKLPGFEWSVILFNEGKLADELRKLPIQILVVPEKDNGPIAIAYHLVRVFRQIKPDIVHTHKYKDSVLGTIVARCLRVPHVVRVVHGLPEPFNGLKSMKMICYTIVDRVVTTRLIDKVIAVSSEIHKVLAKTYGANRVVCIHNGIDLENVCVTTQRSETRKKWHIDDKAVVVGTVGRLVPIKGHTVLLRAVRVLRTMGLNVTLLLVGDGPLRGQLEAEVQRLELAQSVIFAGHQEQVYDFINMMDIFVLPSLHEGIPMVLLEALALKRPVIASRVGGIPEVVLNSRSGMLVSPANVTELASGLKEMIQDPCRARELGTMGRSQVEQEFNASMMANQTAAVYRSL
- a CDS encoding Glycosyltransferase, yielding MPSKRTIKTILYLSTSSGPGGAERVISNLASSLDPEKYRAILCLFRPGWIQERTESRGVRTHVIPTHGMTDWRWALQFRRLLRQEQVDLIHAHEFDANVQGTFVAAMSEIPLVATVHGKNYFWEKLRRRLAYRWVSRHATMVAVSQNLKQFIVEQVGISPDRIKVIYNGVDVVPHCERADVDQCRKELGVPENDQIVGVVGNLYPVKGHQYLIEGIPAVLKACPNTSFVFAGRGQLEPELKEQVHRLGLDRRVHFLGLRQDIPRILAMLNVFVLPSLSEGLSMAILEAMIAGKPVVATRVGGNPELVLDGETGFLVPPRDSQALASSLVTLLTNRQQATQCAEKGKNRAEGQFSLGTMVRAYQMLYEGCLYPSS